One Prunus dulcis chromosome 8, ALMONDv2, whole genome shotgun sequence DNA window includes the following coding sequences:
- the LOC117637548 gene encoding chromatin modification-related protein MEAF6 isoform X2 produces MLASLLSRRAKLQDELRGIEKQVYDLETSYLQDPTQCGNVLKGFEGFLSSSKNTNFLKRSRKFQPEDRMFSLSSVTSPAAEELAAARDDGRSDFGPGRSKGGIYANGQGKPKKGRPAPRDAKRIRPSSEQDYDYEDDADMTL; encoded by the exons ATGCTTGCTTCTCTTCTGAGTAGGAGAGCCAAGCTTCAAGACGAACTCCGGGGCATTGAAAAACAG GTTTATGATCTGGAGACGAGTTATCTGCAGGATCCAACTCAATGTGGCAATGTATTAAAAGGTTTTGAAGGGTTTCTATCCTCATCCAAGAACACTAACTT CTTGAAGCGATCAAGGAAATTTCAGCCTGAAGATAGGATGTTCTCATTATCTTCTGTCACATCACCAGCA gcTGAAGAACTTGCAGCCGCACGAGATG ATGGGAGATCAGACTTTGGTCCAGGTCGTTCTAAAGGCGGTATATATGCGAACGGGCA AGGAAAACCAAAGAAGGGAAGACCTGCGCCGAGGGATGCGAAGAGAATCAGGCCTTCAAGTGAACAAGATTATGACTATGAAGATGATGCGGACATGACACTGTGA
- the LOC117637548 gene encoding chromatin modification-related protein MEAF6 isoform X1, whose translation MDSEGQKTANNPSVMLASLLSRRAKLQDELRGIEKQVYDLETSYLQDPTQCGNVLKGFEGFLSSSKNTNFLKRSRKFQPEDRMFSLSSVTSPAAEELAAARDDGRSDFGPGRSKGGIYANGQGKPKKGRPAPRDAKRIRPSSEQDYDYEDDADMTL comes from the exons ATGGATTCAGAAG GGCAGAAAACGGCTAACAACCCATCAGTAATGCTTGCTTCTCTTCTGAGTAGGAGAGCCAAGCTTCAAGACGAACTCCGGGGCATTGAAAAACAG GTTTATGATCTGGAGACGAGTTATCTGCAGGATCCAACTCAATGTGGCAATGTATTAAAAGGTTTTGAAGGGTTTCTATCCTCATCCAAGAACACTAACTT CTTGAAGCGATCAAGGAAATTTCAGCCTGAAGATAGGATGTTCTCATTATCTTCTGTCACATCACCAGCA gcTGAAGAACTTGCAGCCGCACGAGATG ATGGGAGATCAGACTTTGGTCCAGGTCGTTCTAAAGGCGGTATATATGCGAACGGGCA AGGAAAACCAAAGAAGGGAAGACCTGCGCCGAGGGATGCGAAGAGAATCAGGCCTTCAAGTGAACAAGATTATGACTATGAAGATGATGCGGACATGACACTGTGA
- the LOC117612293 gene encoding protein root UVB sensitive 2, chloroplastic has product MNLLEKIKMQKKEPDKVPTHEVPVFWIETSESVSYRCEFDPKGQLTVKLLDDSRPIFNKMADSFVSKFFPSGYPYSVNEGYLRYTQFRALQHFTSAALSVLSTQSLLFAAGLRPTPAQATVVSWVLKDGMQHMGKLICTNLGARMDSEPKRWRILADVLYDLGTGLEVLSPLCPQLFLQVAGLGNFAKGMAVVAARATRLPIYSAFAKEGNLSDLFAKGEAISTLFNVIGLGAGIQLASTVCSSMQGKMVVGPLLSMVHVYSVIEEMRATPVNTLNPQRTALIVADFLKTGKISSPADLRYREDLLFPGRLIEDAGNVKVGRSFHEVIKPSKLDELKQRFPEEKFILSHGNKEVDMILEHSATGEDALRGWLVAGYTAHIEKSFGVPSSSALQEAYEKMNDVYGPFVSELQAKGWHTDRFLDGTGSRFAWWSNVASDSDNSS; this is encoded by the exons ATGAACTTGTTG GAGAAGATAAAGATGCAGAAGAAGGAACCAGACAAAGTTCCAACCCATGAGGTGCCGGTGTTCTGGATCGAAACCTCTGAATCAGTCTCATACCGCTGCGAGTTTGACCCCAAGGGTCAACTCACT GTGAAGCTTCTTGATGACTCAAGGCCAATATTCAATAAGATGGCTGACTCGTTTGTCAGTAAATTTTTCCCCTCAGGATATCCATATAG TGTGAATGAAGGATATCTTAGATACACACAATTCCGGGCACTGCAGCACTTCACCAGTGCTGCCCTGTCAGTGCTTTCAACTCAG TCCCTCCTGTTTGCTGCAGGCTTGCGACCAACCCCTGCCCAAGCAACTGTTGTAAGCTGG GTTCTAAAGGATGGGATGCAGCACATGGGAAAGCTCATATGTACCAATCTGGGTGCAAGAATGGATTCAGAGCCTAAACGTTGGAGAATTCTGG CTGATGTGCTCTATGACTTGGGAACTGGCTTGGAAGTTCTTTCTCCTTTATGTCCACAACTTTTTCTTCAAGTCGCAGGGCTAGGAAATTTTGCAAAG GGGATGGCAGTTGTTGCAGCAAGAGCAACAAGATTACCAATTTATTCTGCCTTTGCAAAAGAGGGCAATCTTAGTGACCTCTTTGCCAAAGGGGAGGCCATCTCAACTCTGTTCAATGTCATTGGACTAGGAGCAGGGATCCAGTTAGCATCTACTGTCTGTTCATCAATGCAAGGAAAG ATGGTTGTTGGGCCTCTTCTTTCAATGGTACATGTGTACAGTGTCATTGAAGAAATGCGGGCAACTCCTGTCAACACATTGAATCCACAGAGGACTGCATTGATTGTGGCTGATTTTCTCAAGACAGGGAAGATATCAAGCCCAGCAGACCTAAGGTATCGAGAAGATCTCCTATTTCCTGGGCGACTCATAGAAGATGCTGGAAATGTAAAAGTGGGAAGGTCTTTCCACGAGGTCATCAAGCCTTCAAAACTTGATGAATTGAAACAAAGGTTCCCTGAagagaagtttattttaaGCCATGGAAACAAAGAGGTCGACATGATATTGGAGCACAGCGCCACTGGTGAAGATGCATTGAGGGGGTGGCTTGTTGCTGGATACACCGCACATATCGAGAAGTCTTTTGGTGTGCCAAGTTCTAGTGCACTGCAAGAAGCGTACGAGAAGATGAATGATGTATATGGTCCATTTGTATCTGAACTGCAGGCCAAGGGGTGGCATACTGATCGCTTTCTGGATGGAACAGGAAGTCGTTTCGCATGGTGGTCGAATGTAGCTTCAGATTCAGACAATTCTTCTTGA